In one Chloroflexota bacterium genomic region, the following are encoded:
- a CDS encoding VTT domain-containing protein, with translation MNATAGEGKEKPRQDIPSDDPTLSIAADTSTEGSLAPPKRAAKYLIVLSVLCVLGMAALAVVFREQLKNFDEYGYLGAFLISIMSGGTFIVYVPGAPIIFALGGILPSPLLVGLAAGAGEGLGALVFYLAGRSGHSLLSEKQRNNRIYSRVRGWMARRGFLTLFLASAIFNPVFALFGAAAGALKYPPWKFWMSCTAGKAVKGIYVAYFGALGLRYVLHWLHISLET, from the coding sequence ATGAACGCCACTGCCGGAGAGGGGAAAGAGAAGCCACGCCAGGACATTCCTTCGGACGATCCAACGCTAAGCATAGCTGCCGATACTTCTACTGAGGGCAGCCTGGCACCCCCGAAAAGAGCTGCAAAATACCTCATCGTCTTATCAGTGCTCTGCGTCCTTGGAATGGCAGCACTGGCCGTAGTTTTCAGGGAGCAGCTAAAGAACTTCGACGAATACGGTTACCTTGGGGCGTTCCTTATCAGTATCATGTCCGGAGGGACTTTCATTGTCTATGTGCCTGGGGCACCGATCATCTTTGCTTTGGGCGGCATATTGCCATCCCCTCTTCTTGTTGGCCTGGCCGCCGGGGCGGGTGAGGGACTCGGTGCTTTGGTATTTTACCTTGCTGGGCGTAGTGGTCACTCCCTGCTCTCGGAGAAGCAAAGAAACAACAGAATCTACTCTCGAGTAAGGGGCTGGATGGCAAGAAGGGGCTTCTTGACACTGTTCCTTGCTTCGGCCATATTTAATCCAGTCTTTGCCTTGTTTGGTGCTGCTGCCGGGGCTCTCAAGTACCCGCCGTGGAAGTTCTGGATGTCCTGTACCGCTGGCAAAGCTGTAAAGGGTATATATGTTGCTTACTTTGGAGCCTTGGGATTGAGATACGTTCTACATTGGTTGCACATATCCCTGGAGACCTGA
- the ruvC gene encoding crossover junction endodeoxyribonuclease RuvC: MRILGIDPGTLRMGYGLIEEHEEELITLDYGVLVASRRRSLAERLYGFYLELTQVVGRYHPDEMAVEEPFVAHNARSALAIGRAQAVAMLVAAANSIPVYGYPPAKVKQTVADYGGSDKEQVQQMVGIHLNLTVTPQPSDAADALAVALCHLQERRVAKLLATSGR, encoded by the coding sequence ATGCGGATCTTGGGCATCGATCCAGGCACTCTGAGGATGGGTTATGGCTTGATTGAGGAACATGAGGAAGAGCTGATAACGCTGGATTACGGTGTTCTGGTTGCTTCGCGTCGTCGGTCTTTGGCGGAGCGGCTGTATGGTTTCTATTTAGAACTAACGCAGGTTGTCGGCCGTTATCATCCTGACGAGATGGCTGTTGAAGAGCCCTTTGTGGCTCATAATGCTCGCTCCGCCCTGGCTATAGGTCGAGCGCAAGCGGTGGCTATGCTGGTTGCAGCCGCAAATAGTATTCCCGTGTACGGCTATCCGCCAGCTAAGGTGAAGCAGACGGTGGCTGACTATGGGGGTAGTGACAAGGAACAAGTTCAGCAGATGGTCGGCATCCATCTGAATCTCACCGTGACGCCTCAACCTAGCGATGCTGCTGATGCTCTGGCGGTAGCTCTTTGCCACTTGCAGGAGAGACGCGTGGCTAAGCTTCTGGCTACAAGCGGAAGGTAA
- the ruvA gene encoding Holliday junction branch migration protein RuvA produces MIAAVEGTLELRGAGWAVVKVGGVSFRIQVSGFTLSELGAIGEKVRLHTHLHWKEDSIALYGFAHQQELDLFKLLITVNGVGPKSALAMLSGMECERLASAIASSDVTLLTELPGVGKKMASRLVVELKSKLEKEWVGVSPQLAEGTTELAAVLTSLGYSASEAARAAALVPPSSDLSLEEKTRLALRHLAK; encoded by the coding sequence GTGATTGCTGCTGTTGAAGGAACGTTAGAGCTACGCGGTGCTGGCTGGGCTGTTGTAAAGGTGGGCGGGGTAAGCTTCCGAATCCAGGTGTCAGGTTTCACTCTAAGTGAGCTTGGTGCTATAGGGGAGAAGGTTCGGCTTCATACACACCTTCACTGGAAAGAAGACAGCATAGCCCTTTACGGCTTTGCGCATCAGCAAGAGCTCGACCTTTTCAAGTTACTCATCACGGTTAACGGAGTAGGGCCAAAGTCAGCTTTGGCCATGCTTTCCGGGATGGAGTGTGAGCGGTTGGCCTCGGCCATTGCCAGTAGCGATGTTACCCTTCTTACAGAGCTACCCGGCGTGGGCAAGAAGATGGCCAGTCGCCTGGTGGTGGAGTTGAAGAGCAAGCTGGAGAAGGAATGGGTTGGGGTAAGCCCGCAGCTTGCTGAAGGTACTACCGAGCTAGCAGCGGTGTTGACCAGTCTTGGCTACTCTGCCTCTGAGGCTGCCAGAGCCGCGGCTCTGGTTCCGCCATCTTCTGACCTTAGCCTCGAGGAGAAGACAAGGCTGGCTTTGCGTCATCTGGCGAAGTGA
- a CDS encoding YebC/PmpR family DNA-binding transcriptional regulator, with amino-acid sequence MSGHSKWSTIKRAKGVADAKRGQIFTKLAKEIMVAVREGGSNTEHNFRLRLIIQKCRDNNMPSENIERAIKKASGEGGSAALAEASFEGYGPGGIAILVQVLSDNRNRTLQEIRSILSRSGGSMAAAGAVSWMFEPKGVITIDTKQLNAEEVALWAIDAGAEDVKIEKSFLEVYTTSDSLEIVRHALEGKEVPIASAELSMIPKTTVDLDEENAIRALKLLDRLEELDEVRRVFSNVDFSEEVLEKLKATV; translated from the coding sequence ATGTCAGGGCACTCAAAGTGGTCAACCATCAAGCGGGCAAAAGGAGTAGCCGATGCCAAACGAGGTCAGATATTTACCAAGTTGGCCAAGGAAATCATGGTGGCGGTTCGCGAGGGCGGGAGCAACACTGAGCACAACTTCCGCCTGCGGCTGATAATACAGAAATGCCGCGACAACAATATGCCCTCAGAGAATATCGAGAGAGCCATCAAGAAAGCAAGTGGTGAAGGGGGCAGTGCAGCTTTGGCCGAGGCAAGTTTCGAGGGTTATGGCCCTGGTGGAATAGCCATCCTGGTTCAAGTTCTCTCAGACAACCGCAATCGTACCCTTCAGGAGATACGCAGTATACTAAGCCGGAGTGGGGGAAGCATGGCTGCGGCTGGCGCAGTGTCGTGGATGTTCGAGCCCAAAGGAGTCATAACCATTGACACCAAGCAACTTAATGCTGAAGAGGTAGCTCTTTGGGCCATTGACGCTGGTGCTGAGGACGTGAAAATTGAGAAAAGCTTTCTGGAAGTGTACACCACCTCGGATAGCCTTGAGATAGTGCGGCACGCTTTGGAGGGAAAAGAGGTACCAATAGCTTCTGCTGAGCTATCGATGATCCCAAAGACTACTGTCGATTTGGATGAGGAGAATGCCATACGAGCTCTCAAACTGCTGGACAGGCTGGAGGAGCTAGACGAAGTGCGGCGGGTGTTCTCCAACGTCGACTTTTCTGAAGAAGTCTTGGAAAAACTAAAGGCCACTGTCTGA
- a CDS encoding small multi-drug export protein yields MDVKEVLWVFLISAAPIGELRAGIPIGIHEYHLPWAVVLPVSLLGNLVIVPFLVIFLERSLRLLSKIGWLAKVFQWIFQRTKRQGRIIERYHRVGLALFVAIPLPGTGAWTGSLAASLFGIGSKDAIIAIVCGVLMAAIIVSILTLLGWVGAAVAASCFIILSALAMRKP; encoded by the coding sequence ATGGACGTAAAGGAGGTCCTGTGGGTATTCCTTATCTCGGCTGCTCCCATAGGAGAACTCCGAGCAGGCATTCCGATCGGTATACATGAGTACCACCTGCCCTGGGCCGTCGTCCTTCCGGTATCGCTTTTAGGTAACCTGGTGATAGTACCTTTCCTGGTCATATTTCTTGAGCGCAGTCTAAGGCTGCTGAGTAAAATCGGGTGGCTGGCTAAAGTGTTCCAGTGGATATTCCAACGTACCAAGAGACAAGGAAGAATAATTGAAAGATACCACAGGGTGGGACTCGCCTTGTTTGTGGCTATCCCTCTACCAGGTACAGGGGCCTGGACCGGTTCGCTGGCTGCTTCACTCTTCGGAATAGGTTCCAAGGATGCCATCATTGCCATCGTATGTGGTGTATTAATGGCGGCCATCATTGTCAGTATCTTGACTCTTCTTGGCTGGGTTGGGGCAGCCGTTGCCGCAAGTTGCTTTATAATACTGAGCGCGCTTGCAATGCGGAAGCCGTAA